A window of the Oscillospiraceae bacterium NTUH-002-81 genome harbors these coding sequences:
- a CDS encoding amino acid ABC transporter permease, giving the protein MNLDFSIIPKYTGYLLTATGVTIKVTLLALVFGFLLAVPLAFMKISHHKVLQFITSFYTSIFRGVPLLVQIMLVYFGVPQLLLHNLTPLQASTIALSLNSAAYLSETLRGGIMAVDYGQREAALALGVSNPSVMLDIVMPQALKSTLPGLVNEMINLLKNTSLVSCISLVDLLRAAQMIISKSYRAFEPLLTVAIIYYILVGILAIISRRVERWVNISDRR; this is encoded by the coding sequence ATGAATCTTGATTTCAGTATTATCCCCAAATATACCGGATACCTGCTGACAGCCACCGGCGTCACCATCAAAGTCACGCTGCTGGCACTGGTATTTGGATTTCTTCTGGCCGTACCGCTGGCTTTCATGAAGATTTCCCATCACAAAGTCCTGCAATTCATTACTTCTTTTTATACATCGATTTTCCGAGGCGTGCCGCTGCTGGTACAGATCATGCTCGTATACTTCGGCGTGCCGCAGCTGCTGCTGCACAATCTGACCCCGCTGCAGGCCAGCACCATCGCGCTGTCGCTGAACTCCGCCGCTTATCTGTCCGAGACGCTGCGAGGCGGTATCATGGCAGTGGATTACGGCCAGCGGGAGGCAGCTCTGGCGCTGGGTGTGTCGAATCCCTCCGTCATGCTGGATATCGTCATGCCGCAAGCACTCAAAAGTACCCTGCCGGGCCTCGTCAATGAGATGATCAACCTGCTGAAAAACACCTCTCTCGTATCCTGTATCAGTCTGGTGGATCTGCTCCGTGCGGCGCAGATGATCATTTCCAAATCTTACCGCGCATTTGAGCCGCTGCTTACCGTGGCGATCATCTATTACATACTGGTCGGCATCCTTGCCATTATTTCCAGACGGGTAGAAAGGTGGGTAAACATCAGTGATCGACGTTAA
- a CDS encoding sugar phosphate isomerase/epimerase family protein produces MKLASIDRISVLNIHYINYSLDYFLDCQQALGVKNVELLAGRQDMWLDHKGSIDPKIIKKKLDDRGLKCPVITPDNCMLGYQFAAKEPELRERSYNYFVNGIRLGAELGAKILEANSGWGYWNEPEEEGFKRSVEMHQRLSEVAAEYGMQIACESLRPQESRIGYRIDQIKHLFDEVNRPNFKVMIDLTAMSVAGETIQQWFDTFGVENIIHSHFQDCNPYGHYIWGDGNRNLRQDVEDMLKNGYQGLFSQEITDGGYYEDPFFYDKRNMYNLKHYFGE; encoded by the coding sequence ATGAAACTTGCATCTATTGACCGGATTTCGGTTCTGAACATTCATTATATCAATTATTCGCTGGATTACTTCCTCGACTGCCAGCAGGCACTGGGAGTGAAAAACGTGGAGCTTCTGGCAGGGCGGCAGGATATGTGGCTGGATCATAAGGGCTCCATTGACCCGAAGATTATTAAGAAAAAGCTGGATGACAGAGGGTTAAAATGCCCGGTGATCACGCCGGATAACTGCATGCTGGGATATCAGTTTGCGGCGAAGGAGCCGGAACTGCGGGAGCGAAGCTACAACTATTTCGTCAACGGGATCCGTCTGGGCGCTGAGCTGGGCGCAAAAATCCTGGAGGCAAACTCCGGTTGGGGATACTGGAATGAGCCTGAGGAGGAAGGCTTCAAGCGATCCGTAGAAATGCATCAGCGGCTGTCCGAGGTGGCGGCGGAATATGGCATGCAGATCGCCTGCGAGTCGCTGCGGCCGCAGGAGTCACGCATCGGTTACCGGATCGATCAGATCAAGCATCTGTTTGACGAGGTGAACCGCCCCAATTTCAAGGTGATGATCGATCTCACCGCCATGTCCGTGGCAGGGGAGACGATTCAGCAGTGGTTTGACACCTTTGGCGTGGAAAATATCATCCACAGCCATTTCCAGGACTGCAATCCTTACGGCCATTACATCTGGGGAGACGGCAACCGGAATCTTCGCCAGGATGTGGAGGATATGCTGAAGAACGGTTATCAGGGGCTGTTCAGCCAGGAGATCACGGACGGCGGCTACTATGAAGATCCGTTCTTTTATGATAAGCGCAACATGTACAACCTGAAACATTATTTTGGGGAGTAA
- a CDS encoding amino acid ABC transporter ATP-binding protein translates to MIDVKHLYKNFGSLEVLKDVSLHVDRGQVVAIIGPSGSGKSTLLRSINLLETPTSGEIWVDGTCITEKGQNIRAIRQKVGMVFQHFNLFAHMTVLKNMIYAPVKTKKLTKEQATEKAMQLLARVGLAEKANVYPVTLSGGQKQRVAIARALAMDPEVILFDEPTSALDPEMVTEVLDVIKELAQTGITMLLVTHEMGFAREVADRIIFMDNGTILEDAPPAEFFAAPKTARAQEFLKKML, encoded by the coding sequence GTGATCGACGTTAAACATTTATATAAGAATTTCGGATCTCTGGAAGTGCTGAAGGACGTCAGCCTTCACGTAGACCGGGGACAGGTCGTTGCCATCATCGGCCCTTCCGGTTCCGGTAAATCCACGCTGCTGCGCAGCATCAACCTTCTGGAGACGCCCACCAGCGGCGAGATCTGGGTGGACGGCACCTGCATCACAGAGAAAGGGCAGAACATCCGGGCGATCCGACAGAAGGTAGGCATGGTGTTCCAGCATTTCAACCTGTTCGCCCACATGACCGTCCTGAAAAACATGATCTACGCGCCGGTGAAAACAAAGAAGCTGACGAAAGAACAGGCTACGGAGAAAGCCATGCAGCTGCTGGCCCGTGTCGGCCTTGCCGAGAAAGCCAACGTTTATCCGGTCACCCTTTCCGGCGGACAGAAACAGCGTGTGGCCATCGCCCGCGCCCTGGCCATGGATCCCGAGGTCATTCTCTTCGACGAGCCCACCTCTGCCCTTGACCCGGAAATGGTCACCGAGGTACTGGACGTTATCAAAGAGCTGGCCCAGACCGGCATCACCATGCTGCTGGTTACTCACGAGATGGGATTTGCCAGAGAAGTCGCCGACCGGATCATCTTCATGGACAACGGTACGATACTGGAGGATGCGCCGCCGGCAGAATTCTTCGCCGCACCCAAGACCGCGCGTGCGCAGGAATTTTTGAAAAAAATGTTATAA
- a CDS encoding sugar phosphate isomerase/epimerase family protein produces MSELLMSQLAVTNMVYMHFSFDYFLDSCDRLGIHQLELYGCSHHFHFYDQKENPAPAMHKRLQERGFRVASLMPEENVYAVNIAAPEANIRNKTVEQYKRFIETAVELECPQMLLCPGRPYWNLPMSEGYKWGKDSVERLTRHAEKYGITLMYENLNERESCLATNRFDQFRVVKEIDSPNLKCCVDTVPVAYAGETMEQYFEVLGDKLAHVHLNDGRPYGHMKWGDGTQDLDAHLNAMRKYNYKGLITMEMANGAYQLDPEPHYRANIETLRKHFDGGELV; encoded by the coding sequence ATGTCTGAATTACTTATGTCACAGCTTGCGGTGACAAACATGGTATACATGCATTTTTCTTTTGATTATTTTCTGGATTCCTGCGACCGGCTGGGCATTCATCAGCTGGAACTGTACGGATGCAGCCACCACTTTCATTTTTACGATCAGAAAGAGAATCCGGCACCGGCCATGCATAAACGGCTGCAGGAGAGAGGCTTTCGCGTGGCCTCTCTTATGCCGGAGGAAAATGTATATGCAGTAAACATCGCCGCACCCGAAGCGAATATCCGAAACAAAACGGTAGAGCAGTACAAGCGGTTTATTGAGACAGCGGTGGAGCTGGAATGCCCGCAGATGCTGCTGTGTCCGGGGCGCCCTTACTGGAACCTGCCCATGTCTGAAGGTTACAAATGGGGAAAGGATTCTGTGGAGCGTCTCACCCGCCATGCGGAGAAATATGGCATCACGCTCATGTATGAAAACCTAAACGAGCGGGAATCCTGCCTGGCTACCAACCGGTTTGACCAGTTCCGGGTGGTGAAGGAGATCGATTCTCCAAACCTGAAATGCTGTGTGGATACGGTGCCGGTGGCTTACGCGGGGGAAACCATGGAGCAGTATTTTGAGGTGCTGGGGGACAAGCTGGCCCATGTGCATCTGAATGACGGCAGACCCTACGGCCATATGAAATGGGGAGACGGTACCCAGGATCTGGATGCCCACTTAAACGCCATGCGGAAATACAATTATAAGGGCCTGATCACCATGGAAATGGCCAACGGTGCTTATCAGCTGGATCCGGAGCCCCATTACCGGGCCAATATTGAGACACTGCGGAAGCATTTTGACGGAGGTGAACTCGTATGA
- a CDS encoding BtpA/SgcQ family protein translates to MWTKELFGTEKPIIALLHLDPLPGDPDFCGSLDTVIEHASCDVKALQEGGVDGVLIANEFSFPMTYVSHTETLMAMACVIGAIKKDIHVPFGTNVVMNPEETIRMAKAVGASFGRSAFAGAFTGTYGVHVNNFGENVRLKYALGIPEMKLLCKINPEGDVLLAEQSIEEIIDNVTLGDHVGAFCVSGPGAGQEASWDLLAHVCDLAKAKHVPVFCNTGCKESTIAKILTIADGGCVGTAFKGADGRVDADKVRAFMAVAKEARGDR, encoded by the coding sequence ATGTGGACAAAAGAATTATTTGGAACAGAGAAACCGATCATTGCATTGCTGCATCTGGATCCGTTGCCTGGTGATCCTGATTTCTGCGGTTCTCTGGATACTGTGATCGAGCATGCTTCTTGCGATGTGAAAGCATTACAGGAGGGCGGTGTGGACGGTGTGCTCATTGCCAATGAGTTCAGCTTCCCGATGACTTATGTCAGCCATACCGAGACACTGATGGCCATGGCCTGTGTCATTGGTGCCATTAAGAAAGATATTCACGTTCCGTTCGGAACCAATGTTGTCATGAACCCGGAAGAAACGATCCGCATGGCCAAGGCAGTGGGGGCAAGCTTCGGCAGAAGTGCGTTTGCCGGTGCTTTCACAGGAACCTATGGCGTGCATGTGAATAACTTCGGTGAGAATGTCCGTCTGAAATATGCACTGGGCATCCCGGAAATGAAGCTGCTGTGCAAGATCAATCCGGAGGGAGATGTTTTGCTGGCAGAGCAGAGCATCGAGGAGATCATCGATAATGTGACGCTGGGCGATCATGTGGGTGCATTCTGTGTGTCCGGCCCGGGTGCGGGACAGGAAGCCAGCTGGGATCTGCTGGCCCATGTATGCGACCTGGCGAAGGCAAAGCATGTACCGGTATTCTGCAACACAGGCTGTAAGGAGAGTACCATTGCCAAGATCCTCACCATCGCAGACGGCGGCTGTGTGGGAACTGCATTCAAGGGCGCAGATGGCCGTGTAGATGCGGATAAGGTAAGAGCCTTTATGGCAGTGGCAAAAGAGGCGCGCGGAGACAGATAA
- a CDS encoding arginine deiminase family protein — protein sequence MGIKSTEDYHRVLKYFPPMEEPSFESEEMMEFVWGRRWGCNSEVGRLKTVLMRRPDHEMDVITMDKWDDEIGAIMGENHSWYWRCDRQPNLARMQEQHDNYTNILRKEGVEVIYLEDVPLDHGTQYINTRDMGIAVPGGLIISRMAPKMRRGEEYVLTKNVAAHGVPILRTINGTGTLEGGNFAIIDPKHAAIGYSQRTNMEGIRQVKEILEPLGMEVIVVPMTGYALHIDGAFTMVDVDKALVNVTKLPYFFLQKLKELGIEMIDVHPDDDWFSCNCLQLRPGKIMMCTGTDRTVERLTARGIEVIQIPYDEIMNGGGGLHCTTLPLEREYL from the coding sequence ATGGGAATCAAAAGTACAGAAGATTATCATCGCGTATTAAAATATTTTCCTCCCATGGAGGAGCCCTCTTTTGAGAGCGAAGAAATGATGGAGTTCGTCTGGGGCAGACGCTGGGGCTGCAACAGCGAGGTAGGCCGCCTGAAAACCGTTCTGATGCGCCGCCCGGATCACGAAATGGATGTCATCACCATGGACAAATGGGATGATGAGATTGGTGCCATCATGGGTGAAAATCACTCCTGGTACTGGCGCTGCGACCGCCAGCCCAATCTGGCTCGCATGCAGGAGCAGCATGACAATTACACCAACATCCTTCGAAAAGAAGGCGTCGAGGTAATCTATCTGGAGGACGTGCCGCTGGATCACGGCACCCAGTATATCAACACCCGTGACATGGGCATCGCCGTTCCCGGCGGCCTCATCATCAGCCGTATGGCACCGAAAATGCGCCGCGGCGAGGAATATGTGCTGACAAAAAATGTGGCCGCACACGGCGTTCCAATCCTGCGTACCATCAACGGTACCGGCACACTGGAGGGCGGCAACTTCGCCATCATCGATCCGAAACACGCAGCCATCGGCTACTCCCAGCGTACCAACATGGAAGGAATCCGGCAGGTAAAAGAAATTCTGGAGCCCCTGGGCATGGAAGTCATCGTTGTGCCTATGACCGGCTACGCCCTGCACATCGACGGCGCTTTCACCATGGTAGACGTGGACAAAGCACTGGTCAATGTCACCAAGCTTCCGTACTTCTTCCTGCAGAAGTTAAAAGAGCTGGGCATCGAGATGATCGACGTACATCCTGACGACGACTGGTTCTCCTGCAACTGCCTACAGTTAAGACCCGGCAAGATCATGATGTGCACCGGCACCGACCGCACCGTAGAGCGGCTCACCGCCCGCGGCATCGAAGTTATCCAGATCCCCTATGATGAGATCATGAACGGCGGCGGCGGATTGCACTGCACCACCCTGCCGCTGGAGAGAGAATATCTGTAA
- a CDS encoding amino acid ABC transporter ATP-binding protein has translation MAEDIILQVSHLGKSFGSHEVLKDIHFDVKKGEVISVIGSSGSGKSTLLRCINMLEEPSGGEIMFKGEQISYKPKDKNRFRSRVGMVFQSFNLFANMNVLKNCMIGMQIVNKEDKAEAEKTAKKYLKQVGMGAYINAKPSQLSGGQKQRVAIARALCMKPELLLFDEPTSALDPEMVGEVLEVIKSLAEDGMTMVIVTHEMMFAKEISSRVVFMDSGVIVEEGTPDEVFNHPQAARTREFLSRYR, from the coding sequence ATGGCAGAAGATATCATTTTACAGGTGAGTCACCTTGGCAAAAGCTTCGGCAGCCATGAGGTGCTCAAGGATATTCATTTTGATGTGAAAAAAGGTGAAGTAATCAGTGTGATCGGTTCCTCCGGTTCCGGTAAATCCACATTGCTTCGCTGTATCAATATGCTGGAGGAGCCCTCCGGCGGCGAGATTATGTTCAAGGGCGAGCAGATTTCCTATAAACCCAAGGATAAGAACAGGTTCCGTTCCAGGGTGGGTATGGTGTTCCAGTCCTTTAACCTGTTTGCCAACATGAACGTACTGAAAAACTGCATGATCGGCATGCAGATCGTCAATAAGGAGGACAAGGCAGAGGCAGAAAAGACCGCGAAGAAATACCTGAAGCAGGTAGGCATGGGCGCTTATATCAACGCCAAGCCGTCTCAGCTGTCCGGAGGTCAGAAACAGCGCGTGGCCATTGCCCGGGCGCTTTGCATGAAACCGGAGCTGCTGCTGTTTGACGAGCCCACATCCGCGCTGGATCCGGAAATGGTCGGCGAGGTACTGGAGGTTATCAAGTCCCTGGCAGAAGATGGGATGACGATGGTGATCGTTACCCATGAGATGATGTTTGCCAAAGAGATTTCCAGCCGGGTAGTATTCATGGATTCCGGTGTCATTGTGGAAGAGGGAACCCCGGACGAGGTATTCAACCATCCGCAGGCAGCCAGAACAAGGGAATTCCTCAGCCGTTACCGCTGA
- a CDS encoding transporter substrate-binding domain-containing protein, whose product MKKKVLAAVLVAAMTMGLAACGSKSNDSAPADTAEKTEEAADGEETADAEAADGEEKYPEGYTLRVGMNCGAAPFGWTQDDDSNGAWPIDGTDQYVCGYDVQVARKICDTYGWNLKIIKTDWDGLIPGVVSGKLDCCISTLGVTEERLQSVDFSDYYWNNGCVMVVRKDSKYANATSIQDFAGAKVTSQAVSIWIPLVKQIPDVQEQPGLGEMSELFVGVSSGKLDAIITGLTEAQSGCMSNPDLTYVTFEDGKGFDVELSSLCAGIPLAKGNTELKEKIDAVIATMDHDTQLEMMTNALNQQPLSDGSDAEALTAEETKDVTNE is encoded by the coding sequence ATGAAAAAGAAAGTTTTGGCAGCTGTACTTGTAGCTGCAATGACCATGGGTCTGGCTGCTTGCGGAAGCAAGAGCAACGACAGCGCTCCTGCTGATACAGCAGAGAAGACAGAGGAAGCAGCAGACGGCGAAGAGACCGCTGACGCTGAGGCAGCAGACGGAGAGGAGAAATATCCGGAAGGATATACCCTTCGTGTAGGTATGAACTGTGGCGCAGCTCCGTTTGGCTGGACCCAGGATGATGATTCCAACGGCGCATGGCCCATCGATGGCACCGACCAGTATGTTTGCGGATACGACGTACAGGTTGCACGCAAGATCTGCGATACCTACGGATGGAACCTGAAGATCATCAAAACAGACTGGGATGGCCTGATTCCCGGCGTTGTATCCGGTAAGCTTGACTGCTGCATCTCCACACTGGGTGTTACCGAAGAGAGACTGCAGTCTGTAGATTTCTCTGATTACTACTGGAATAACGGCTGTGTAATGGTTGTCCGCAAAGACAGCAAATATGCAAATGCAACTTCTATTCAGGACTTTGCAGGTGCAAAGGTTACTTCCCAGGCAGTATCTATCTGGATTCCACTTGTAAAACAGATCCCGGATGTACAGGAGCAGCCCGGTCTTGGCGAAATGTCTGAGCTGTTCGTAGGTGTAAGCTCCGGTAAACTGGATGCGATCATCACCGGTCTGACAGAGGCACAGTCCGGATGCATGTCCAACCCGGATCTGACATACGTTACCTTCGAGGATGGCAAGGGCTTTGACGTAGAACTTTCCTCTCTTTGCGCAGGTATCCCGCTCGCGAAGGGCAACACCGAGCTGAAAGAGAAGATCGATGCAGTTATCGCAACTATGGATCATGACACACAGCTTGAGATGATGACAAACGCACTGAACCAGCAGCCGCTGAGCGATGGTTCCGATGCGGAGGCTCTGACTGCAGAAGAGACAAAGGATGTAACAAACGAGTAA
- a CDS encoding MATE family efflux transporter, with product MDTGNQFLGTERIERLMRQYAVPCIISLLVGALYNIVDQIFIANASYLGSYGNAANTVVFPLTVVALAIAVLVGDGCCAFVSISLGRQEMEKAKRSVGNAVVLALGSSLVLTALYLLFANQIIAMFGGTVNAETFHYAQEYFFYITLGIPFYMFGQAMNPVIRADGNPKFAMVSTLAGAVINIILDPIFIFVCKWGMMGAAVATVLGQVVTAVLAIWYLQHMRIIRPTRRDFALNGKLCGRMLTLGITSFLSQISLVAAMAAINNMLRKYGALDVVFGQEQYAQIPMAVVGIVMKFFQIVISIVVGMAAGCIPIVGYNMGAEKKLRVRELFTRLLAAEALVGAVALILAEGFPHQLIAIFGAKNESAYYTDFAVKAFRVYLCMMVLACVNKACFIFLQAVGKALSSTMLSMFREVVFGVGFALLLPKFFGLDGVLYSMPVSDVLTFVISLVIIRKTYQELREKRAGRSMPAAGFLIWSNTF from the coding sequence ATGGATACCGGAAATCAGTTTTTGGGGACGGAGCGCATTGAAAGATTGATGCGACAGTATGCGGTTCCCTGTATCATTTCTCTGTTGGTGGGTGCACTGTACAACATCGTTGACCAGATTTTCATTGCCAATGCCAGTTATCTGGGCTCTTATGGCAACGCGGCAAATACGGTTGTGTTTCCGCTGACGGTGGTGGCGCTGGCCATTGCGGTTCTTGTCGGGGACGGCTGCTGTGCCTTTGTCAGCATTTCCCTTGGCAGACAGGAGATGGAAAAAGCGAAACGCAGTGTGGGAAATGCGGTGGTGCTGGCGCTGGGCAGCAGTCTGGTGCTGACGGCACTGTATCTGCTTTTTGCCAACCAGATCATTGCCATGTTTGGCGGCACGGTCAATGCGGAGACATTTCACTATGCGCAGGAGTATTTCTTCTATATTACATTGGGCATTCCGTTTTATATGTTCGGGCAGGCGATGAACCCTGTCATCCGGGCGGACGGCAATCCGAAATTTGCGATGGTTTCTACGCTGGCAGGCGCCGTCATCAATATCATCCTGGATCCGATTTTTATCTTTGTGTGTAAATGGGGGATGATGGGCGCTGCGGTGGCAACGGTACTGGGACAGGTGGTAACTGCCGTCCTGGCGATCTGGTATTTGCAGCATATGCGGATCATTCGCCCGACAAGAAGGGATTTTGCGCTCAATGGAAAACTGTGCGGACGGATGCTAACGCTGGGCATTACCAGCTTTTTATCCCAGATCAGCCTGGTGGCAGCCATGGCGGCCATCAACAATATGCTTCGAAAATATGGCGCGCTGGATGTGGTTTTCGGGCAGGAGCAGTATGCGCAGATTCCCATGGCCGTGGTGGGCATCGTTATGAAATTTTTCCAGATCGTCATTTCCATTGTGGTTGGTATGGCGGCAGGCTGCATTCCCATTGTGGGCTATAATATGGGAGCGGAAAAAAAGCTGCGCGTACGGGAATTGTTTACCAGACTGCTGGCCGCCGAGGCACTGGTGGGTGCGGTGGCCCTGATCCTGGCGGAAGGATTTCCCCATCAGCTCATTGCCATTTTCGGTGCAAAAAACGAAAGCGCCTATTATACGGATTTCGCAGTCAAAGCGTTCCGGGTATATCTGTGTATGATGGTGCTGGCATGTGTCAACAAGGCATGCTTTATTTTCCTGCAGGCGGTTGGAAAAGCGCTTTCCTCCACCATGCTGTCCATGTTCCGTGAAGTAGTGTTCGGTGTGGGATTTGCACTGCTGCTGCCGAAATTCTTCGGACTGGACGGTGTGCTGTACTCCATGCCGGTGTCGGATGTGCTGACCTTTGTGATTTCACTGGTGATCATCCGCAAAACCTATCAGGAGTTAAGGGAAAAGCGTGCCGGAAGAAGTATGCCGGCAGCAGGCTTTCTGATATGGAGCAATACGTTTTGA
- a CDS encoding TIM barrel protein yields the protein MPYLRREQLAGMGIHYMYYPLDYFLESQAELGFKTIEMWCGLPHFILDDYGYQDTRELKKKVESYGLHIGVFTPECAVYSYLICAHDPLAQKHSMGYYTNGIKAAGEVGAKIMLTNCCGGDWNEEPERTFDRAVQVLRKLAPVAEDNGVTLAVETVRPEESRVVITLPELKRLLDAVDHPNVKAALDVTAMGVAGETMQEWFETLGSDICHMHFPDGRPYGHLIWGDGLHPLEDYLQLLNDYHYEGYLGQEITDGRYFADPKEADRKNIAAFEPYFK from the coding sequence ATGCCGTACTTACGAAGAGAACAGCTGGCCGGGATGGGAATCCATTATATGTACTATCCACTGGATTATTTTCTGGAAAGTCAGGCAGAGCTTGGCTTCAAAACTATTGAGATGTGGTGTGGTCTGCCCCATTTTATCCTGGATGATTATGGCTATCAGGACACACGGGAACTGAAAAAGAAGGTGGAGTCCTATGGACTGCATATCGGTGTGTTTACGCCTGAGTGTGCCGTGTACAGTTATCTGATCTGTGCCCATGATCCGCTGGCACAGAAGCATTCCATGGGGTATTATACCAATGGCATCAAGGCAGCAGGGGAAGTGGGTGCAAAAATCATGCTGACCAACTGCTGCGGCGGAGACTGGAATGAGGAGCCGGAGCGCACCTTTGACCGGGCCGTGCAGGTGCTGCGAAAACTGGCACCGGTGGCAGAGGATAACGGCGTGACGCTGGCAGTGGAGACTGTTCGCCCGGAGGAATCCCGGGTAGTGATCACGCTGCCGGAGTTAAAACGACTGCTGGATGCGGTGGATCATCCCAATGTAAAAGCAGCACTGGATGTGACCGCTATGGGTGTGGCCGGTGAAACGATGCAGGAGTGGTTTGAGACGCTGGGCAGTGACATCTGCCATATGCATTTCCCGGACGGACGGCCTTACGGGCATCTGATCTGGGGCGACGGCCTGCATCCGCTGGAGGATTATCTGCAGCTGCTTAACGATTATCACTACGAAGGTTATCTGGGACAGGAGATCACGGACGGCAGATATTTCGCTGATCCGAAGGAAGCTGACCGGAAAAATATCGCAGCCTTCGAGCCGTATTTTAAATAG
- a CDS encoding cytidylate kinase-like family protein, whose product MKNRVITISREFGSGGRTIGKKVAEKLGIPCYNSELLQEMVKETGFAADYVKEAGEYAPGGFLSAAFSNRMFGPTNEDILWEHQCKIITELAEKGPCVIVGRCADYILRDKADCLKVFIHADMAFREERIVKVYGEREQSPEERLRDKDKRRAAYHRFYTDMKWGHAQNYHLTLNSGVLGLEKCVEIIAGLF is encoded by the coding sequence GTGAAAAACAGAGTAATTACGATCAGCCGCGAATTTGGCAGCGGTGGACGGACCATCGGAAAAAAAGTAGCAGAAAAGCTGGGAATCCCGTGCTATAATTCTGAGTTGCTTCAGGAGATGGTGAAGGAAACAGGTTTTGCCGCGGATTATGTAAAGGAGGCCGGGGAATATGCCCCCGGCGGTTTCCTGTCGGCGGCTTTTTCCAATCGCATGTTTGGCCCGACCAATGAGGACATTCTCTGGGAGCATCAGTGCAAGATCATCACAGAACTGGCTGAAAAAGGCCCCTGTGTCATCGTGGGACGCTGCGCAGACTATATTTTGCGGGACAAGGCAGATTGCCTGAAGGTATTCATCCATGCGGATATGGCATTCCGTGAGGAACGCATCGTCAAGGTATACGGGGAACGGGAGCAGTCGCCGGAAGAACGGCTGCGGGATAAGGATAAACGCCGGGCGGCTTATCATCGTTTCTATACGGACATGAAGTGGGGGCATGCGCAGAATTATCACCTGACGCTGAACAGCGGCGTGTTAGGATTGGAGAAGTGCGTGGAGATCATTGCGGGATTGTTTTAA
- a CDS encoding sugar phosphate isomerase/epimerase family protein, whose amino-acid sequence MKQLHFEQVSVLTAPYLHHTLEYALDSIAANGFHGVELWGASPHFCIDDYTPEERVARIRDIRQMLKDRDLRLTAFQPEQCRQYPINIASPIAYVRERSMQFMERYLEDTLDLGTDRMILAPGWGYVDAPEEEAFARSVEAIRRLAEKAAALGVKLSVEEMDPLSTLLVRDLPHLKKLLDAVGSTQITACLDTFMAADNQETVEQYYEAFGQIGHVHFSGYGKEGYMVPGTGDQAVLEKQLEALAAHDYDGDLVLGLWGAGYFKDPDAALRQAVQWANACELIRK is encoded by the coding sequence ATGAAGCAGCTGCATTTTGAACAGGTTTCGGTCCTGACTGCCCCCTATCTGCATCACACGCTGGAATATGCGTTGGATTCCATTGCAGCCAATGGTTTTCACGGCGTGGAACTGTGGGGCGCATCTCCGCATTTCTGCATAGATGATTATACACCGGAAGAGCGGGTTGCCCGGATCCGGGACATCCGTCAGATGTTAAAAGACAGAGATTTACGCCTGACGGCTTTCCAGCCGGAGCAGTGCCGTCAGTATCCCATTAATATTGCTTCGCCCATTGCCTATGTGCGGGAGCGCAGTATGCAGTTTATGGAGCGGTATCTGGAGGATACGCTGGATCTGGGCACAGACCGGATGATCCTGGCGCCGGGCTGGGGCTATGTGGACGCACCGGAGGAAGAGGCTTTTGCGCGTTCGGTGGAAGCCATCCGGCGGCTGGCAGAGAAGGCGGCAGCGCTGGGCGTGAAGTTATCTGTGGAAGAGATGGATCCGCTGTCCACTTTGCTGGTGCGTGACCTGCCCCATCTGAAAAAATTGTTGGATGCAGTGGGATCAACACAGATCACGGCCTGCCTGGATACCTTCATGGCGGCTGACAATCAGGAAACCGTGGAGCAGTATTATGAGGCCTTTGGCCAGATCGGCCATGTGCATTTTTCCGGTTATGGAAAAGAGGGTTATATGGTGCCGGGAACGGGTGATCAGGCGGTGTTGGAAAAACAGTTAGAAGCACTGGCGGCTCATGATTACGACGGTGATCTGGTGCTGGGCCTGTGGGGCGCCGGGTACTTCAAAGATCCCGATGCGGCACTGCGGCAGGCTGTCCAGTGGGCGAATGCATGTGAACTGATTCGAAAGTAA